The Primulina huaijiensis isolate GDHJ02 chromosome 9, ASM1229523v2, whole genome shotgun sequence genomic interval tatccAATCTGATCTGAGTATTTAATATTCACTTTGTATTTCGAGATATTTCTCTGCAATTGCTCTTGTACTTAGTTTTGATTGAAATATCAACTTGAGTTACTCACACAATTTGAGTTATCCAATTtatcaaattaatttgaaaaattttattcatctcctcttaaatttttttttttcaatcctaatattatttaaacagtttcatctaatttttgtaggtacttaattttaatttgacaAGCATATTTCGTAATTATTAATAATTCCATATTAAAAATGGACCAATTAAACAATTAATAGGAACCaatataatattacataaaaTAGCAAAGTGAATTgccatttattatttttggtcTTCTAATTAATCAAAATTAGACATTAGTACAATAAGTTAGTTTCTTTTTATCGGATACTGATAtaacatgaaaatatattgtttCCATGATGTTGATCATTACTGTTATGATATTAGACACTAGTGAGATATCTGATATTATATCAGTATTtcgatgaaataaaaaataataaaaattggtGATACCCATAAAAGAgtcgggtcatggatgacccaggATATTACATGGATAGCCCAAACCAGAGTCAGTAAGCAAGATGAATTCTTCATAAGTTGGACAGGAGGACGCCCATGACATCTTCTCCCTGGGCTACCAGGAGCCCGAGCTCTCATGCAAGTTACTCGGGAAGCTTTCTACTCGGGCTACCTCGAAAATAGCACTTTACTCGAGTGCACCAATATGGGCTACCTTATGTTTGGCAATCATTACTGTCAGAGCTGGAGGAGTTAGCGTGTCATAGAAGTTGTCAGAAGCAGGGTATGGGCAGTCATCTTGCTATCATTAGTAAATgggcactgaaaacaaggtaatCATAAGATATCCTCCAATAAATAGTAGATATATTTTACATTTGAGGGATTCTGATTCGGAACATTTTAACACTCACGTATATCTTCACATATATAGCCCTTTATCCTTCATcatcaacctgctgacttaagtaTCAGAGTGGCCatgccggacacccctccggcgcccattcacgagttcctttccTGGTTTGCAGGTCTTTATTGCAACTGAAGCCATATTACAGAGATATATCTTCTCCAAAAGATATATTCCCTTGCTCATTTTCCCTTCATTATTTATCAGATTCCGTAGATAGCCGACCCAGCTCACCCTATTCACGCGGATCatatcattggcgccgtctgtgggaaattgaGCTCAAGAAGAAGACATGTTCGTACAAGAAGACAAATAAAGACACTTCCGGGGTTCCTGGAGATAATGTACTTATCTCTAGACAAGGTGGTCTTCCATCCACAGAACCTCCACCTTTTATTACTTTGTCCCCGGAGGATTTTGTTCGGATTATATCCGAGGCAGTAGAGAAGGCCGTAGCAAGAAGGGCCCCTTCTCATCATGCTACACAACCTGGAGGGTAGCAGGAGCGTGAGCAAGAAGTGAAGGAAGAGGAAGTGAGGATGGAGGAATGAAAGTCTAGTGCCGGTTCTAAGTCTCCTACTGTGGCCGAGGAGTTGGAAGAATTGAGGGAGAAGATGAGGATTCTAGAGGGGAAAATGGAAAGTCAGAATCGCGCTCGGATAATCACTAAAGGATGCCCTTTTATGGATTCCATAGTCCGGGAACCTCTGTCCGggcattttaaatatgcaaaaaTCAAGGACTGTGATGGCAGTCCTGACCCTGAGGAGCATTTGGCCCggtttgaaaacatggccatgttGCACTGTTTTGCTGACAAGATTAAGTGCAAAGTGTTCCTAACCACTTTGGTTGACTCAGCCTAGAGATGGTTTGAGGGACTGGCCCATCAAAGTATACAATCCTTTGAGGATTTCCAGAAGATATTTTTGTACCACTTCAGtagcagcaagaaatacaagaaaaCGGCCTTCAGTATTTTTGAAGTAAAGCAAAGGCAGGAAGAgagtttgagggcttatatACAGAGGTTCAACCGAGTCGCTCTGGATGTCCTCTCTTGTGCCCTCGAGACAAAAATTACTGCATTTACTTAGGGCCTAAGGGAAGGGGAACTTTTTCGATTGGTTACCAAGAAAGTGCCCGGGGATTTCGAAGATCTGTTGGCCCGGCAGAAAAGTACATCAATATGGAAGAGGCGCAGAAATAGAAGAGGGAGGCTTTGAAGAGAGAGAGAGGTGTGATCGGGTGCCTAAACCCGAGGAGCGAGGATAGGGAAGGGGTAACTCCGGGCATTTTTCTCATCATGTGCCCTTAAAAATCGCCCGGGTCCAGGATGTCCAAGAGTGTAGCAGGGACATGCCCCCCCTCCCCCTCAACAATTTAATAGGTCCGAGAAGGGGATATTGTACCCTTCATAAAGTATGTTCCCATAATACAGAAGAATGCCGGACACTGAAAAGAAATTATGTCCCGCCTGTTGTCCTTGGATATAATAATCAATCAAGAAGCCAAGATTGCCACCTTGGACAACTCGGCAGTCAGGACCCATGCTCGGGAGGATTCCAGAGAGGCCCCTAGGGGAAGCAGAAATCAGGAGCCCGAGAGGAAAAAGCCTCACCCCCTGTCTTGGGAGTGATTAAAATGATCTCTGGAGGATCTAATGATGGGGATTCAAATCGGGCGAGGAAGTCAAGGAGTAGGAGATATTGTATGGAAGTGGAAGGAGTGAGGAGGAGTGAAGCAGTTATCAGTTTTGGCCCGGAGGATCTCAAGGGTGTCAGCCTTCCTCATAATGATGCCCTTGTTATCCAAGCCCGGGTAGCTAATTATGACATCATGAGGGTCTTTGTTGACTCAGGAAGCTCTGTGAATGTCAATTTCAAGGAAGCCCTAGTGCAGATGGATTTGCAAGGGTATCAGTTGGAGTCGGTTGAGACAACTCTTTTTGGCTTTGCGGGTCATGCTGTGTACCCCGAAGGAGAGATTATTTTTCCTTTAACCCTTGGTACTAGGGGGGGGGGGGTTTAAGGAAAACAGTTATGACTACTTTCACAGTAGTGGATGCACCCTCATCGTATAATATTATTCTAGGCCGACCGACCATGAATGAATTAAAGGCTGTCGCATCCACGTACCACCAGAAGATAAAATTTCCAGTCGGAAGTCAAGTGGGAGAGGATCGGGAGATCAAAATTCTTCCCGAAAATGTTATGTGGAAACGGTCAGGGTGGATCGAAAGAGAGTAAGGAGGGAGGATAAGGGAAAGTCTCATAATGATGTGGAGAGGATAGTCGAAAAAAGAGAAGTACATTTCGTAGCAGAACAGGAGCAGGAGAGGATGGAGATTGAGCCTGGGAAAGAGATCCGAGTGGCCCGAGATCTTGACTCGACCACTCGGGTCAATCTATTGAATTGTTTGAAAACTAATATCGATGTTTTTGCTTGGTCTCAACAGGAACTAACTGGTATCTCACCCCAGATGGCTGAGCATAGCTTAAATATCATTCCAGGGTCTCATCCAGTTAAGCAAAAGAAAAGACATTTTGGGCCAGAAAAggatacaataattgatatGCAAGTCCGTGAGCTATTGAAGGCTGACCATATTCGAGAGGTACAATTTCTTACATGGCTTTCGAATATAGTATTAGTTCCTAAAGCTGCAGGAAAATGGAGGATGTGCATGGACTTCTGAGATCTTAACAAAGCCTGCCCAAAAGATCACTATCCTCTTCCCAGgattgatcaattggtggattctACTTCGGGGTATGAATTTCTTAGCTTTATGGATGCTTACCATTAGTACCATCAAATCACCCTCACTAAGGTCGATCAGGACAAAGCCAGTTTCATTACTTTAGGGGGTACCTTTTGCTGTGTTGTTATGTCCTTCGGACTAAAGAATGCTGGAGCCACGTATCAGCGTCTGATGAACATAGTATTTGAGATGCAATTGGGGAGGAACGTggaagtatatgttgatgatatattgGGCAAGTCTAGAGAGATTTCTAGctttattattgttttggagGATAATTTTGCCACTCTCACTCATTATGGGATCAAGCTAAACCCAGCTAAGTGTATATTTAGCGTGAAGAGTggtaaatttttgggttttgggttGACTGACTGGGGGATCGAAGTGAATCCTAAAAAAGTCAAGGCAGTGCTAGACATGCCATCTTCTCGATCCGTCCGAGAAGTACAAAAGATAACCGGGAGAATCACTGCTTTATCCCGATTCATCTCCAAGTCTGCACATAGGAGctatctttttttttcagatCCTCAGGAAGGCACAAAAGTTTGGTTGGGATGATAGATGAGAGTAGGCATTCAGAGATCTTAAGAGCCGTTTGGTTGAACTTCATGTCTTGGTGAAGCCTGAGCCTGGggaaaatttatttgtttacttATCTACAACAGAATATGCTGTCAGCTCAGTGCTTATACGGGAAGAAGGTATTGATCAAAGGCCTGTCTATTATGTCAGTCATGCTCTTCGAGGACCCGAGCTCCGGTACAGCGAAGTGGAGAAAATAGCCCTTGCCTTGGTTATGAAAGTCTGAAAATTGCGGCCTTATTTTCTATCGCATCAAATTATTGTACTTACTAATAGTCTTCTTGAAAGGATTATGACTCACTCGGAGGTATCACGAAGAATGATCAAATGGACAGTTGAATTGGTAGAGTATGACATTGAGTACAAACCCCAGGTTGCTATAAAAGCACATGCCTTGTCAGATTTCTCGTCTGAGATGGTTCAGCCTAACATGGAAGAGGTGTGGAGAGTATTTGTGGATAGGGCATCAAGTCTCCCTGGATTTGGAATAGGAGTGGTGATAATAGCTCCCCCGGGAGAGAAGATTAAATTGGCTCTAAGAATTGATTCTCGGGTGACCAATAATGAAGCATAATATGAGGCTGTTCTAGCCGGCATTCGAGCTGCCCGAGAGTTCGGAGCCTCCCGGATCATTTTATACCCTGATCCGCAATTAGTTGCACAACAGATAAAAGGTGTTTATGAGGCTAAGGATGACATGATGCTAAAATATTTAAAGCTCATAAAAGCCCATGCCGAATCttttgtggattggagtattGAGCAAATCCCTCGGGATGAGAATGGGGAAGCAGATGCTTTAGCCAAAATGACCGCCACTTTATCAGAAGTCAAAACTCGAGAAGTATTGCATGTTACCCGGCTAATTCTTTCCATGGATGAGAAGATGTTGCCTGTACCAGAGGATTCTTGGATGACACTGCTGATCAAGTTCATTGTTCACAATGAACTGCCTGAAGATAGAGCGCAAGCTCAGAAGATTAAAAGACAAGCTCCTAGGTTTGTTCTTTTAAATAATATCTTATACAGGAGATCATATCAAGGACCTCTGTTGAAAATCTTATATCTGGGAGATGTGGATTATGTCCTCCGGGAAATTCATGAAAGATGTTACGGAGAGCATCTCGGTGGAATAGCGTCGGCCCAGAAGGCAATTCTTGCTGGATTTTTGTGGCCTAATATAAGCCAAGACTCAGCTCGAGTGGTCCGGGCATGTGTTGGTTGTCAACATCATTATAATTTTCAGCACAATCCAGCCACTCTTATGAAGCCCCCATTTGGGCATCTTGTCATTTTGATCAATGGGGCATGGATATTATGGGAACCTTAATAACTGCCCGAGCTCAAAAGAGATTCATATTGCTGGCAGTAGATTATTTCTCCAAGTGGGTTGAGGCCAAGCCTCTGGCTAGGATTACTGAGAAAGAAGTTTTGATGTTTCTATGGAAGAATCTTGTATGCTAGTTTGGGGTTCCTAGGAGACTAATTTCAGACAATGGAAGGCAGTTTCAAGGAAGATAAATCACGTCCTGGTTCCAGGAAATGAAGATTACTCAGTCTTTCACTTCTGTTGCTTACCCTCAAGCAAATGGTCAAACAGATATCGTAAATAGAATTATTGTTCATTCTTTGAAAAAAAGGATGcagggaaaaggaaaagaatGGGTGGAGGAGCTGCCTAGTGTTCTATGGGCATACAGGAGTACTCCGCGAGCACCTACTCAAGAGACTCCTTTTAATCTGGtatatggttctgaagcagtTCTTCCTGTTGAAATTGGGCAATCTTCCGCCTGGGTAGAAACGTACCCGGATGACAATGATCCGAGTTGGGCAATGGAGTTGGATCTGGAGGAATAGAATAGAGAGAGGGCTATGATTCGAATGGAAGCTTACCGAGGCCGGGTTAAAAAATCATACAACAAGCGAGTCTGAATTCGAGATTTTCAAGTAGGAGATCTAGTTATGAAGAAAGTCAATCCAGCCGGAGAGGTCAGCAAATTGGAAGCTCGGTGAGGAGGACCTTTCAAAATAACCCAGAAGGTTAGCTCGGGAGCTTTTTATTTGGAGGATGCTCAATGACACTCTCTCAAGCGCCCCTGGAATGTATTTCATTTGAAAAAGTATTATGCTTAAAAGATGTAATTATCGTTTGAGGATACAATGAAAGTTCTTTTCTTCTCAGAAAGTGTATGAATATTATACCTAAACCCGGGAGGTACAACGCCCCAGTTAATCTATAAGTCCCAAGACCTGATTCCTGGCctagggctccgtaccctggctcgaggCTTCGCACCTCGACTATTCCCAAGTCCTGGGACCTGATCCCTggcccagggctccgtaccctggttaTTAATAAAGCctagggctccgtaccctggctcgggtgTAACGcctcgaaaatttaaaggtccacgtgaaccacatgcatataagttattaaattcttggtgtattttaattaaatgttttaattgcatgaattaattatattgtgcatgttgacatgcttaaaatatatttttctacatggctgcattaaaatatttttttaaagattattctagttgcgatcgaggaacggagaccgagggctgaaaaatagaaaatgtttttattaaatagttatttttaattatttaaaaaatgattgatgctttttaatatttttgaaaataaggatttttgaggtgattttatacgttggaacgtaatttttatcggtgttgaattttcaacaaaaatacgaacgttttgcaaatccggctaataaattcacaaatttattcaagaaaaattatttttaaatatttaattaagcactaatggtcCTAATTAACCTCCTAATGGGTCTAAGCTTGattaaaatgtaattaaatatatattattcaaaaaaCCTACCCTAAACCCCAttcaaccccacgccccactcTCATAAACTCTCCCAACAAATCAAAACTCTCCCCCACCAGCttttacacggcacacaccaaatattgagagaaaatcataaaaaacttCAATGAAAAATTTAGCCTAGGTGTCGATGTCGTCGTTTGTCGCATTGCCGCatcgttttcgtgcgtaaaatacgcaaaggcacgccataaatctttcttttctcatctatcacaccatactaTTGTTTAGAATTACTTTTGTATGAAAACATGATCCCTTAttgaataaatttgtttttatgcattctTATATGATTAAGGTATGAATTTTTGTTCCAAAGcttaaaatatgattgcatgaaggggctgccatcatATGGGCACCAAAAGGAGGAGTTTAAGAGTGCTTAAGGGTACTTAGATCAAGGTTTAAGGGCTGGACATCACCATGGGACAAGGGAGACGGGAATTAGAATCCTTGTGTTACAAGGACTCTTCGGGGCTAGGGTTCACTAGGGCTTGCGGCGGCTTGCTGCTGTCCAGGGCAAGTCCAAGTGGCTTAGGAGGGTGGTGCCAGGGTCCTATACAGGTTGCACAAAGGCTGGAATGAGGGCTGGATCAGGATAGTTGCACACAGCACATGGTCGAGAGTTTAATGGGAATAGGACTCGAGTTTGGGTGGTTCAAGAGAGGAGACTGCGCGGGGATCTTTCTAGGTGAAGGGCTGGGTTCTTGACGGTCATAGCCTTGAGCCAAGACGGTCCACACGAAGCTGGTAAGGGATGGAGGAGAGCTGAACGCAGCTTGGGAGCTTCCTAGCGCGGCTGTGTGCGTGGAGTAGAAGCCCGTGCGTTGTCGTGCATGGGCCAAGGGGGCTGGGCTAAGAGGATCCTAGAGGGGTCGGGTAAGGTCCTAGGAGGGTCGACCAGGGTCTGGACCAAGTGATTAAGGGCTGGAGCCGAAGTAGGAGGAGTTCAAATTCTATTAGAACTGGGATTCCTTGTACCGAAATTCAGTAGCTGGTAGGGGCATGTTTAAAGGACTTAGTTGGCTTGTTTTGGGTGGAATAAGGATTAGTTAGGTGCTATTAAGCTTTCGTTTAAATTTGGTAAAGTTTGGGAAACTTACGAGTCAATACGAGTTAAAACCGAgttgtacgtctaagtttaaaaacgaatcggaaaacgcctagatttaagcataataaaattatgaaaaattatatttaagctcaaataattattaaaagtctaagtttttaatttgagaatttttttattaaggtttggtttaattcaggattaaaacgcattaatacgtcacatctaaagattaaattaaaagtcctcgatttaagctaaataaaaatatgagtaaattcatgtaagcttaaataattatttgggacatgttagagtcaatgaaattaagaaaatgtcaaaaacgtgaaattttacgtccaggagtaaaacggtctttttacacatagaaattagtaaacgtcatggcagtgtcctgaatgctattttatatcttaatatgattattttcaatggttatggaattttatatgttaaaatgattattttaaatgtttatagaattttatatgtttaaggatttttatatcaaaatgtttattttaaatgtttatgatttaatatgttaaaatgatgattttaagaAGTTTatggcttttttttttatttttataagttaaaatgtttattttaaatgtttacggatttttaatatgttaaaaatgtatttttaaaatgtttatggattttatgatttaatatgttattatttattatatttatgggTTTTAATGATAAAACgaaaacgttaaaagatatgttgcatgattgGTTTAAAAGATAAACGTATATGCGtgcttaaattttataaagtgatgagaatatgaagcgttgaaggaagtgaagtaattgtgactaatacgatgatatgttagagaTATCGTAACGGTTATGGTCCtaatgggagcccgacgatcttatgtccattgatacgaatatgatgatatgatgacaTGAATGAGGATGTCGTGaagggagaaggccctagagggagcccatttacgggagaaggccccagaggtaGCCCATtcatgggagaaggccccagaggtagcccgtctatgggagaaggccctcgagggagccccgacgatcgtattatcatattatgaggataggccaaggctcagttgaccggtgagagtgttgctggtatccccgccacccagtactgtggttacatgtagatggatccatcgcctaacACGTAGACATAaacgaacacgaaagtcacaattaacgatctgaattcaaagaaaggaaaaaggaattcatatatgttgatgataatatgaatacgtatatgttgatgatgatatgaatatgaatatgtttatgatgatatgaaaacgtTAATGCAAAAgcttatgaaaatttttatgaaaatgtttacgaactggtttatatttaaagtttatgcatcatgaaaatgtttacgaaaatgatcACGTTTAAAGTTTACGCATCTTCacgaaaa includes:
- the LOC140983881 gene encoding uncharacterized protein, with amino-acid sequence MKITQSFTSVAYPQANGQTDIVNRIIVHSLKKRMQGKGKEWVEELPSVLWAYRSTPRAPTQETPFNLVYGSEAVLPVEIGQSSAWVETYPDDNDPSWAMELDLEE
- the LOC140983880 gene encoding uncharacterized protein, coding for MISGGSNDGDSNRARKSRSRRYCMEVEGVRRSEAVISFGPEDLKGVSLPHNDALVIQARVANYDIMRVFVDSGSSVNVNFKEALVQMDLQGYQLESVETTLFGFAGHAVYPEGEIIFPLTLGCRIHVPPEDKISSRKSSGRGSGDQNSSRKCYVETVRVDRKRVRREDKGKSHNDVERIVEKREVHFVAEQEQERMEIEPGKEIRVARDLDSTTRVNLLNCLKTNIDVFAWSQQELTGISPQMAEHSLNIIPGSHPVKQKKRHFGPEKDTIIDMQVRELLKADHIREYHQITLTKVDQDKASFITLGGTFCCVVMSFGLKNAGATYQRLMNIVFEMQLGRNVEVYVDDILGKSREISSFIIVLEDNFATLTHYGIKLNPAKCIFSVKSGKFLGFGLTDWGIEVNPKKVKAVLDMPSSRSVREPEPGENLFVYLSTTEYAVSSVLIREEGIDQRPVYYVSHALRGPELRLLERIMTHSEVSRRMIKWTVELVEYDIEYKPQVAIKAHALSDFSSEMVQPNMEEVWRVFVDRASSLPGFGIGVVIIAPPGEKIKLALRIDSRIKGVYEAKDDMMLKYLKLIKAHAESFVDWSIEQIPRDENGEADALAKMTATLSEVKTREVLHVTRLILSMDEKMLPVPEDSWMTLLIKFIVHNELPEDRAQAQKIKRQAPRFVLLNNILYRRSYQGPLLKILYLGDVDYVLREIHERCYGEHLGGIASAQKAILAGFLWPNISQDSARVVRACVGCQHHYNFQHNPATLMKPPFGHLVILINGAWILWEP